Proteins encoded in a region of the Plasmodium brasilianum strain Bolivian I chromosome Unknown PB_00_04, whole genome shotgun sequence genome:
- a CDS encoding STP1 protein: MDLGLHGFGYSSVQYILNPIFRSIGKHIKNITSSLRVEKNKREFRKNCLDLADYIIEKNHAPEYLDQSKWDLALKNWYQIRYKDLTRHGECPMIIEQNERNLLELSYDVKDFHEKKIRDLRRLKPFLIENNTYSCNNDQSCMQIFNEYNIWINDRKNYFEEKRQLIQKNSSSVQRKLKFSIPINNLLNPEIYSELSETLPSVSVPLEEDGKEIRGEGKGECISLRVRGNASENQSTLQEKASTSGASSLQTSETISAGELPGSAVDSSIHEDEKSIFPKNSEQPSSMTESDPVEQRPTTRGLGGTTGHITTIPSVEALNPDSSSLFITPSKRLDTEGNQYNAHISYILTSFLVIIVFSFFIKYVLIGMFKKKKKIKRREVKFLRILVPSYYNRSKFLRHNHLEHPINEDEEIIKKIKIQEHNMNKNENVSYGKKDRSITIIEVHMEILEECRNKEWEYNKGEFLAICQEVLTKKENRTYTNLKDDEVVMDNIKSTNEIEKQKSLWNKWVERHKMFLEKLRKKDWFNNLKNDWKEERSYIKNSEKLRKYLSNENKKDPFLERKKDIWRRWVSRKGTIVEKYLEEDLFEKLREEIYNMIDTYENEGRKDDILFMNKELENKENYEELYKYFKTKLLEKLCTLVFMMVLEECKKEEYIENKESHFDNSINEWMTEVNSDIKPEIEKNLADVNGDVLGNIKNNKNYDYEGEDCFREELKEWIRENDAYINSLDSDNNIDECYQVVE; the protein is encoded by the exons ATGGATTTG GGTTTGCATGGATTTGGTTACTCGTCAGtgcaatatattttaaatccCATATTTAGAAGCATAGgaaaacatattaaaaatataacttctTCCTTAAGAgttgagaaaaataaaagagaatttagaaaaaattgcTTAGATCTGGCTGATTATATAATTGAGAAAAACCACGCACCCGAATATCTTGATCAATCTAAATGGGACCTAGCACTAAAGAATTGGTATCAAATTCGATATAAAGATCTAACTAGACATGGGGAATGCCCTATGATTATAGAGCAGAATGAGAGAAATCTTTTAGAATTAAGTTATGACGTAAAAGATtttcatgaaaaaaaaattagagacCTCAGGCGATTAAAACCATTCCTCATcgaaaataatacatatagtTGTAATAATGATCAGAGCTGTATGCAAATATTTAACgaatataatatttggaTTAATGAcaggaaaaattattttgaggAAAAGAGACAActcattcaaaaaaattcctCATCTGTACAAAGGAAATTGAAATTTTCAATACCAATTAATAACTTGCTGAATCCTGAGATATATAGTGAACTTTCTGAAACTTTACCTTCAGTTTCAGTTCCACTTGAAGAAGATGGAAAAGAGATAAGAGGAGAAGGAAAAGGAGAATGCATATCCTTAAGAGTAAGAGGAAATGCGTCTGAAAATCAAAGTACACTACAAGAAAAAGCTTCAACTTCAGGGGCATCATCACTTCAAACATCTGAAACTATAAGTGCAGGAGAATTACCTGGATCAGCTGTAGATTCCTCAATCCATGAAGATGAAAAATCAATATTTCCTAAAAATTCTGAACAACCTTCTTCAATGACTGAATCTGATCCTGTAGAACAACGTCCAACTACTCGTGGATTAGGAGGAACTACTGGTCATATAACTACTATACCATCTGTTGAAGCATTAAATCCTGATTCAAGttctctttttattacaCCCTCTAAAAGACTAG ATACAGAAGGAAATCAATATAACGCCCACATATCGTATATTTTAACAAGCTTTCTAGTTATTATagtattttccttttttattaaa TATGTTTTAATAggtatgtttaaaaaaaagaaaaagataaaaagaagagaagTTAAATTTCTGAGAATATTAGTACCTTCCTATTATAACAgaagtaaatttttaagaCATAATCATTTGGAACACCCAATAAATGAAGATGAAgaaatcattaaaaaaataaaaatacaagaacataatatgaacaaaaatgaaaatgtatcATACGGAAAAAAGGACAGATCTATAACTATTATAGAAGTACATATGGAAATACTGGAAGAATGCAGAAATAAAGAATGGGAATATAACAAAGGAGAATTTTTAGCAATATGCCAAGaagtattaacaaaaaaagaaaatagaacCTACACTAACTTAAAAGATGATGAAGTAGTAATggataatattaaaagtaccaatgaaattgaaaaacaaaaaagtcTATGGAATAAATGGGTGGAAAGacataaaatgtttttggaaaaattgagaaaaaaGGATTGGTTTAACAATCTGAAAAATGATTGGAAAGAAGAAAGatcatacataaaaaatagtgaaaaattaagaaaatatctttcaaatgaaaataaaaaagatccatttttagaaagaaaaaaagatatatggaGACGTTGGGTATCAAGGAAGGGTACTAttgtagaaaaatatttggaAGAGGACTTGTTTGAAAAATTGAGAgaggaaatatataatatgatagATACATATGAAAATGAAGGAAGAAAGgatgatatattatttatgaataaagaattggaaaacaaagaaaattatgaagaattatataaatattttaaaacaaaattactAGAAAAACTGTGTACACTAGTATTTATGATGGTATTAGAAGAATGTAAAAAGGAAGagtatatagaaaataaggAATCGCATTTCGATAATTCCATAAATGAATGGATGACAGAAGTAAATTCAGATATTAAACCAGAAATTGAGAAAAACTTAGCTGATGTTAACGGAGATGTTTTagggaatataaaaaataataaaaattatgattatgAGGGAGAAGACTGTTTCAGAGAAGAATTGAAAGAATGGATAAGAGAAAATGATGCATACATAAATTCCTTAGATAGTGATAATAACATAGACGAATGCTATCAAGTGGTAGAATAA
- a CDS encoding STP1 protein, whose amino-acid sequence MENCIPNNFALSGSAGFGLQLTQQFSTIRAHIQNKTNFLKTANNENLFREECKQLADFLIKNMSPPPQYTSQHMWESFLKFRLNHYFNNITKYGGCPMILKKEHKELLELKYKEEDFCKKKTADLKEIEGLKQNNSGKCVNTCLDKCKTYNAWIKQMQKHFEEKKSLFKNCYTKESSKKKTKKLTKESICDIMNEETFKELSECITSNSAETTKGLLENKRLQSGTEGIDQNIPKPQNKNIDVPITPEAQTELELQIPSQPPSKLIKSEDSEIQHSTIETEDSQSLTDASLEKAKISEYVHVASEDTTALPSPALQGTQLSPDPENTQPTDKASTYTLARSPPQISHTTGTILNPSDKYTSSILINLFALTGILKKKKKISRKHVKFLRLLVPSFSNKKSKIFTDDPLEHIIYDDEEIIKKIKINELTKNVNLSKRTRDRSKIIVEVHMEVLEEFRNKEWENIQDEFLEICIDEFTKEDNITFPNLTDNDLIIENIKCISDIKKQNILWNKWIQRHRNLSQNLKKDDWFNSLKDEWKREVSYIQEMEEIKKKSSNENQKVSFLEREKDIWRQWISKKGMIIQQHLDQYWNNGLAQELQNISDEYVNEDTKNYVSLLNIEELKHKENYEELYKYIKKKLLTKLCILVLIAVLEECKKEVNLENRESFLDISINEWKTKKYSGNKQEITENTIEYINSDIENRRNNEFHTHIEKDSFRNEIEDWIGEDDLYASSIVNNGTVEKSIDIAEKHIP is encoded by the exons ATGGAAAATTGTATACCTAAc AATTTCGCTCTTTCTGGATCGGCAGGATTTGGGCTACAACTCACACAACAATTTAGTACTATTAGAGCTcacatacaaaataaaactaatttcttaaaaacgGCAAATAACGAAAATTTATTTAGAGAAGAATGCAAACAATTAGCTGATTTTCTAATTAAGAATATGTCTCCTCCTCCTCAGTATACAAGCCAACATATGTGGGAATCCTTTTTAAAGTTTCGGCTAAATCATtactttaataatataactaaGTATGGTGGATGCCCtatgattttaaaaaaagaacataaagaacttttagaattaaaatataaagaagaggatttttgtaaaaaaaagactGCCGATTTGAAAGAAATAGAGGGCTTAAAACAGAATAATTCAGGTAAATGCGTCAATACATGTTTAGACAAATGCAAAACATATAATGCATGGATTAAACAGATGCAGAAGCACtttgaagaaaagaaaagtctctttaaaaattgttacaCAAAAGaaagttcaaaaaaaaagaccaAAAAACTAACTAAAGAATCGATATGTGATATAATGAATGAAGAAACTTTTAAAGAACTTTCTGAATGTATAACCTCTAATTCAGCAGAAACTACTAAAGGATTActtgaaaataaaagattacAAAGTGGAACTGAAGGTATAGATCAAAATATTCCCAAAcctcaaaataaaaatatagatgtGCCCATTACACCCGAAGCTCAAACTGAACTTGAACTACAAATTCCATCACAACCTCCATCAAAACTTATTAAAAGTGAAGATTCAGAAATTCAGCATTCAACTATAGAAACTGAGGATTCACAATCTTTAACAGATGCATCATTAGAAAAAGCTAAAATTTCtgaatatgtacatgtagcATCAGAAGATACTACTGCATTACCCTCTCCAGCTCTTCAAGGCACACAATTATCTCCTGATCCTGAGAATACACAGCCAACTGATAAAGCATCGACATATACCTTAGCACGTAGTCCTCCCCAAATATCACATACTACAG GTACGATATTAAATCCAAGTGATAAATATACATCATctattttaataaacttg TTTGCTTTAACtggaatattaaaaaaaaaaaaaaagataagtaGAAAACATGTGAAATTTCTGAGATTGCTTGTACCTTCATTTTCTAAcaagaaaagtaaaatttttacggATGATCCTTTAGAacacataatatatgatgatgaagaaattataaaaaaaataaaaataaatgaacttacaaaaaatgtaaatttatcAAAGCGAACAAGAGACAGATCCAAAATCATAGTAGAAGTACATATGGAAGTACTCGAAGAATTTAGAAATAAAGAATGGGAAAACATCCAAGAcgaatttttagaaatatgcATAGATGAGTTCACAAAAGAGGATAATATAACCTTTCCTAATTTAACTGATAATGATctaataatagaaaatattaaatgtatcagtgatattaaaaaacaaaatattctaTGGAATAAATGGATACAAAGACATAGAAATCTTTCTCAAAATCTCAAAAAAGACGATTGGTTTAATAGTTTAAAGGATGAATGGAAAAGAGAAGTATCTTACATACAAGAAatggaagaaataaaaaagaaatcttcaaatgaaaatcaaaaagtttcatttttagaaagagaaaaagatatatggaGACAGTGGATATCAAAAAAGGGTATGATTATACAACAACATCTTGATCAGTACTGGAATAATGGATTAGCGCAGGAGTTGCAGAATATCTCAGATGAATATGTAAATGAAGAtactaaaaattatgtatcaCTATTAAATATAGAAGAATTGAAGCAcaaagaaaattatgaagaattatataaatatataaaaaaaaaattattaacaaagcTTTGTATTCTCGTGCTTATAGCAGTATTAGAAGAATGTAAAAAGGAGGTAAACCTTGAAAATAGGGAATCATTTTTGGATATATCCATAAATGAATGgaagacaaaaaaatattcaggTAACAAACAAGAAATTACAGAAAATACAATTGAATATATCAACAGTGATATAgaaaatagaagaaataaCGAATTCCATACTCATATAGAGAAGGACAGTTTCAGAAATGAGATAGAAGACTGGATAGGAGAAGATGACTTATATGCAAGTTCTATAGTTAATAATGGGACAGTCGAAAAATCCATTGATATAGCAGAAAAACACATTCCATAA
- a CDS encoding fam-l protein, with the protein MEQKFKSLIYNKIPTFIFLTWICHSYIYMSRQSKSLVECYNQHRRLYAKNYRLLAIYKQDKDSSIVYLKKEIPNRVNNINDMFNNEKYSLGIIEQLNGSSQGNKRRHQKDMKNKSCIFETKKYSHLEKKIFKELDYIDFLKNNKTISGKIYKKITLKKYGLRIALPIILFLLLITVLVLDLSWGLLKKESIWKAIGLGKEQLEVLEGPLSFILEPLSKLEFFKHNTLGGATASCSLCASVTSPELVSKTCILGQLFGLLIYVIPFFILGVTVISAIFFYHKKVKKYEKIKFKKQ; encoded by the exons ATGgaacaaaaatttaagtctttaatatataataaaattcctacatttatatttttaacttggATATGTCATTCTTACATTTATATG aGTAGGCAAAGTAAATCATTGGTTGAATGCTACAACCAACATAGAAGGTTATACGCAAAAAATTACCGTTTACTGGCAATATATAAGCAAGATAAGGATTCAAGTAttgtgtatttaaaaaaagagataccAAATCGAGTaaacaatataaatgatatgtttaataatgaaaaatattccttGGGAATAATTGAACAATTAAATGGGAGTTCACaaggaaataaaagaagacatcaaaaagatatgaaaaataaatcttgtatatttgaaactaaaaaatattcccatttagaaaaaaaaatcttcaAAGAACTTGATTATATAGATTTTCTcaaaaacaacaaaacaaTTAGTggtaaaatttacaaaaaaataacacttaaaaaatatggattaCGAATTGCTTTACCTATAATACTATTTTTGTTGTTAATAACAGTATTAGTACTCGATTTGTCATGGGGCTTGTTGAAGAAAGAAAGTATATGGAAGGCAATAGGTTTAGGTAAAGAGCAATTAGAAGTATTGGAAGGCCCATTATCGTTCATTTTAGAACCTTTGTCAAAGTTAGAATTTTTTAAGCACAATACACTTGGGGGAGCAACTGCTAGTTGTAGTTTGTGCGCTAGTGTTACATCTCCCGAATTAGTTAGTAAAACATGCATATTAGGACAGTTATTTGgacttttaatatatgtcatacctttctttattttagGTGTCACAGTTATATCagcgatttttttttaccataaaaaagttaaaaaatacgaaaaaattaagttcaaGAAACAGTAA